The genome window CAGGGAGGCACAGAGGATCAGAGCCAGCACTCCAAGCCTAGAAGACAGAATCAGGGCATGTAGCaagagcttcctggaggaggtgtcaGCTGATCTGGGCCAAGCAGAGGCAAGATTCAAATATGCAGAGAAGGGGAACATAAGAACCCTGAGTGGGGAGAGAAAGGCAGGTATAGATAAGAGATGGGCAAATCTCTACTGCTTCACAACAACTGACTGCCAGGAGATGGAGCCAAGCTCTAGCACAGTGGCCCCAGGAAAAGGACCAAGGGGCTTCTACGATGGCCCAGCCTGGAGGGCAGGGGGTCACTTACCTCATCATCTGGCTGCAGGTACATGTGCGCGAACTCCAGCAGTTCTCGCAGCTCAGTGGTCTGGTTGTGGTAGAGAACGGCCtcctgggaagagggaagggaagtgaGGCAAGGCAGACCTTGCTGCCCGATGGGGAAGAGCCAGGGCTTCTAGGATCTGGGTCCTCCTGCCCTCTTGCAGTGCAGAAACAGGGAACAAGTATCAGCTCACATGCTAATTGAAAAATCACAGCTGCTTGAAGTGCTAGGTTAAGGATTCTGAAGGCTCAGTGAGAAAGGGTTCCTCAATCAGCTAGCAATGTCTGCCACTGACAAGGAAATTGAGAGTGACACCAAGTGCCCCACATTTGCCAGTCTTGCCCTGCCCCAGTCTCAGGGGTTTCCTTAATTGATCCAGGCTAGAGGGTCCTTGGGGGAAAGGGCTGAGGCCAGCAGTGAGGGTGATGAGGGTGGGAAGGGGAGCAGGCAGgaatgtacctcccatagcccagGCCCTGTGCTCATTCTGTAAGTGAGGCAACAGATTCAGAAAGAGTCAGTAATGTTCCTAGACACGTACAGCTGTTGGGGCCAGTTTTGAACCAAGAACTCCAACCATCAcatgtattctttcttttcacttgTGAGTaagtcaggatttttaaaaatcaaaacacataTCCCAAGAGTGCCTCCAAAGATGTACTCACCTCCCGGGGCTGGaagtcctcctcctccaggccccaGCGAGCCCGGTGAAAGCGATAATACACCAGGTTCTGCTGCATGACACTGTCCTCGGGATCAAAGAGCATGTAGCTGGCAGCACTGTGGGCAGCCTGGCGCACATCGTTCACTGCAGGCAGGATGAGAGTGAGGAGGAGCCCAGCCCTTCCCCATTTTCAGGATAACCCCTTCCTAGCCCATCCCTCTCTCCTAATTCAGTCCAGTGCCCCTGGCTCTCCAGCTGCCTCCGAGAATATCTTTTGAGTGCCTCATCTCATCCAACAGTAATGCTAGAATGCATTAGATGCTTATCACGTGCCAGGTCCTGTGtaactcatttaaacctcactTTCTTTATCATCCCCATTTACAGACAAGAAAGCCATGGCACACAGAGGGTAGGTAAACTgctcaagcacacacacacctggagaacaaTGGCATTTGGGAATTAAAGCCCAGCTTTACTCCTCCTGGCCAACTGAACTCACAAAGGGTCTTCTGGCCCCTGGGTCCTCAGCCCCTCCACTCCAACTCCACCCTCTGTCTGAATCTTGGCATCTCTGTATAGCAAAAACCCTGGAGATTTCCATCCCAGACCCAGAAGACAGAATCAGGGCATGAACAAGAGCCAACTGCAGTTGACACCAGGACCTCCGTCAAGAAATGAGGGCTGGAAGTCCTGGTGCTATTTTTATTAGCATGTTACTAATGGCAACCCTGCCCTCTAtgagcctgtttcttcatcttaaaaatgGGTCCAgtaaagagaaagacaagtaccaaatgatttcactcatttgtggagtaaaacagcaaagcaaaactgaaggaacaaaacagcagcagactcacagaatccaagaagggactagcaattaccaaagcGGAGAGGGCGGGGACGGAAGgagaagggattaaggggcattatgctccgcagacataatataggtgggtcacgggtaggcagtacagcatggaggagacaagtaatgactctatagtatcttatcATGCTGATGATCTGcaaatggggtgtgtggggggggacttgataatatgggtgaatgttgaaaccacaatgttacttatgtgaaaccttcataagattgtatattaataacaccttaattaaaattaaaaaaataaaaaaaaaaacaggtccaGTAATGTTAGCTGCAGGCGGTGAGTgagaggatcaaatgagataaacaGATGTGGCAGGGCTTTGTACTGTCAAGGGCTTGCAGTTGCTGGCTATCTGGTAGCTTACCCAAGAGGCCCTTGAATTTTCCCCTGAGGCTGCTCTTTGTTCTCTCTCACAAGCCTCTCACCTgcctccctgtcccccaccccagccttctcTCCCATCACCCAAGGTCCTAATTCTGAGGGACAGCTGCCTACATCTCTGCAATGCTCTCCCTCTCCCATCCCACCAGGAGGCTCACACTTGTAGTAGGCAAACTGCAGGTAGTGATACATGGTGGCCACGAACTTCTCCACGAAGAAGCCACCCACATTGGGGGTCAAGTTGGCTTCACAGTCCACCTTGCACTGCAGGGACTCTGCAAAGAGatctgggggtgggaggcagtggTGAGGAGCTGGTGCTGTGCTGAACATGTCCATCCCTCTCATAAGGATGATAGAGATGATTTCCAACCCCAACTCTGCCTGTTGGGATCACATGAAACAATGTGTGTAAAGTGCTTGGCATATGGTAAGTGATGCCAAGGAAGACTACTGTGGGCTGGGCTGACTCACCACCCCAGCAGCTCAACCCCCACTCAAAAGCCAGAGGGAGCCAGGGCATTCTGAGAGTATGGGAGATAAGGTTGGGAGTCAGGACTGCAGCCTAGATAGGAAGTTCAGGACAGTCCTTTCTGCCCCACAGAGGGACCTTGAAGTTTGGGATACCCAGACTATTTCTGGCCATAACCGCTTTCTGCACACAGCTAGGCTTCTTTGCACCTGCATTGCCCTCTTCCTGGAAAGCCTGTGAACCTAACTTCTCCAGACCCTTCTGGGATGTCACCGTCTCTCTGCACTAATGCCCAGCACCTTGGATACTCCCGACTGTAGCCCTCTACACCCAGCAACAGCGAATCTGTTAGCCTGTCTCTCAGATTGAAGGCTCCCCAGGACCAAGATAACTGCCTCTCAAGTGCttagtaggtgctccataaagCTGTATGGAATGATTGTTCCTGTTAAGAGGCCATAGGAGTTCTGGGAAGCAGGCCCTGTGCCTCAGAGGGATGACCGCCAGAGTCTGGTAGGGACAGTATGAATACCTGCGATGGCTGGGTAGAAGTCCTTGAAGTCCACCTGCTCCTGGGCCCCCTCGCAACCAGCCAGACACCGGGCAAAGACCGCCAGGTACTCGGCCAAGGCGCGCTCCATGTCCTCCGAGCTGCTGCGGAAATCCCCGCTGTTGTAGAACTTCACAGCCCGGAGGAACACAGCCTGGAGGGAAGTGTGGCAAGAGATCAGGGGATCccgccccaccccccaacacCTCCCCTCTTCCACAAGCCCTATGGGACAGGGGGCAGGAAGGAGTGTCAGGGCCAGCGtgcccctccaccccacctcgTAGGGCTGCGCCTCCAAGTCCGTGAGGGGCTCCTCGGCAGCATCCAGCAGTCCCCGGTAGTAGCTGAGATACTTGGCGGTTAATTCGTGCTTCGGGTTCCTCTGGAGGAAGGTGTAGGCTGCGGCCACCGCCTTCTCCAGCCGGTTAGCctgtggggtggggacagagcgGGTCAGTAGGGCCAGAGTCAGCAGCCCTAAGCGCACAGGAACGCCAGGTTGTCCCCGGTTATGGGACACCCAACGCCGTCTCGGAACTACGGGCTCCTACTGGgccccgggggcggggcggggcaggcCACACCTTGAAAAGCGCGTAGTGCAGGTACTGGTAGGGCAGGCGGCTCTGAAAGTCGCGCAGCAGCTGCCGCGGCGGGTAGGGCACCTGGAAGGCGGGCAGAGTTCGCTTGCAGCGTCGCAGGCAGGCGGCGCGCTCCAGGACGTGACCGAAGAGCTGCAGCTCGCGGGCCCACTCGTCACCACGGCCGCCGTCGGGGCCGGGCGACGGCCCCCGGAAAGAGGCCGCGGGCGGCGCAGGGATGCTGCAGTTGGCGTGGCAGAAGGCCTCGCTGTCCCGCAGCAGCCGGTGCAGCCGCAGCGCCGCCTCGAGGTAGCGCGCGCTCTCGCGCCAGCTCTCGCCCTCGTACTGCTCCAGCGCGTGGCCGTAGGCCGCAGCCAGAGGCATCAGGTCCTCGGGCGGGAAGCCCCGGAAGCTGTACTTCTCGTACTGCGCCGCCGCGCTGCCcagcagcagccacagcagcCCCCACGCCGCGCGACCCATGCCCCCGCCGCGCCGGCCGGCTCTCCCCAGCGGAGCGGGCGTCCAGGCCAGCTGGCGGCTGGCGGGCGGGCGCAGGGGCTGGGCCGGTGCGCCCGCTGGGTCTTAGCGCCGGGCACAGGGGCAGGAAGACTGGGGCGCGGTCTGGGGCCGGTCCCCCGACAGGCAGAGGGCCCGATGGTGTCCTGAGCCCCCGACGTTGGCCCAACTTTCTGCCTTTAGTAGTCTTCCCCTTTGACAGGTGGTGAGTGGGTGGGGGAACTCTTCCCGCAGGGATGGAGAGCCCAGAGAGGCCCTCCTCCCACGAAGACAGCCCCCCACCTTAAGATCGAGAAAGGGAGGGAAGTGCCGCTCTGCACGAAccctggaagctggtcttccttccGTCACAGCGCCCCTAATGCTCACTCCCGACCCCAACCCTGAAAAAGCCACTCCAGTGTGTCCCCCGCCTGCTACCGGGAGGCGCACCCCAGGGTTTACCCTGCGCTCTTTCCACTGTCACCGCCTCCCGCTCCATCTGCATCCCCGCGTCAGGAAGTCCGTCTGGCAGTCCAGGTTTTGCGGGACAAAGCAGCTCATCCCTGGAGAGGCTGTGCCTGAGACAGTAGGGGTAGGGGATCACTTAGATACCCTCAGCTTCTGGAGCCTCACCAGCCACCTGGAGAGGCCCAGTTTGGGGGTGCCAGCAAAAGGAGCAAGGGATGCCTCAGCCCGGCTTTAGGACCCGGGGATTCTGGAAAAAAGGacactgaacttttttttttttttggagtaggCTCCGACTTCGCTGCCTTCCCAAATTTCCCTCCCCGCCTAGGCCcccgggaaggaggaggagggaatctGGAGTTTTTTGTGCCGTGTTCCCCGGACTCTAACCCTCTCAGCCATACCCACTTCTCCGAttccccaccccccgccccgcCAGCTCAGTCTCCCCAGCCCCCATTCCACGTGGACCAGCCAGGGCGGGGGTTGGGAAGGACAGGAAGAGGGGGAGTCAGCtctggggggagggggaaaggaggCTTGGCGGCGGCGACTCCCTCGCTCGCCCTCACTGCCTGCGGTCCCAACTCCAGGCACCATGTTCGGCGCCGGGTTCCCCCGCCACACCCTCCCCCGGCGCCCCCCGCTGCAGCTGATGGTGCTGGTGCTCGTGCAGAccgtggggagggggctgggccgTGCCAGCCCGGCCGGGGGCCCCCTGGAAGACGTGGTCATCGAGCGGTACCACATCCCCAGGGCCTGTCCCCGGGAAGTGCAGATGGGGGATTTTGTGCGCTATCACTACAACGGCACTTTCGAGGATGGCAAGAAGTTTGACTCGAGGTAATGGGTTGGGTGCCCCCAGACTCGCCACTCCCCTTTCCTGAGCCAGTGCTGGGGTCCCTTGTTGGCCTTTTAAGCTGTGTCTGCATCCCGGTACCCCATCATCTCGTTATCCCAAACACAGCACCCTGTGGGGGACTCTGCCCATCTCCCCAAAGACATTCCTGCCCTCAGTTTCAAAACTTCACCTCTCTAAGGCCCCCACTTTCTTGCACACAAGCTCCCCACATCTCCCTAAGAGTGAGATAATCAAGGTGAACTGCTCTATTTATTTCCTGGCACTTTATGTAAAGGTAAGGTGGGAGGGCATTCTGGGCTACAGTGTTGGGAGGAAGGCATGCTCTCTGCTACAGAAGAATCCTTCAGTGGTCTTACCCTACCTTTCCACCCACTTTGACTCCCTTCTGGTTTCAGCCCCTGAGTCTGTGCCTTATTAGAGAAGAGGCAATAAAATACTTTTTGGAGAGGTGGGCGTTATGGGCAGCAGGACAGGTAAAGTAGGGTGGACATTATAAGACAGCAAGCAGGATGGATCTGGGAGTGTGAGGAACACTGTCTACGTGTCACAGGTCGGGCATGCCACCCTGGGCTCCTCGGAGGGTTCTCatgcttccttctctcctccttaGCTCCACCAGGCCAGGACTGACACCCATCTTGCCAGCCTCTGGGTTTGAGAGATGGGTTTCTGGTCTGATCTAGGCCTTTGGTCTGCTCTGGCAAGTCCACTTTTGTTGGTGGGGTCAGGACAGGGCTACATGCCAGTCTCAGTTAAACCTTGGGTCCTGGTCACACACACAGCCCACATCACACCCAAAGAAATCAGATCCTCTTAGGCccttccccaaacacacacaagTTGGCCCACACGAAATTAGTATCCATGGCTTTGAAGGCAGACAGTATATTGGGCAAGAACATGAACTCCAGAGTCTTAAGAGCCTGGGTTTAAATCCAGGCTCTGACCATGGACAAGGAATTTTCTTATTTAAGCaagtttcctatctgtaaaatggagtttaAAAGCAATCTGAAAAACTGAGTCCCTACTTCCTAAGGCCCATGACAGGACtcaaacaggacagtaagaaagTGAACTTTACATAGTGTGTGGCCCTCTGAAAGTGGCTTTGCTATACCTTAGCCTTGATACTGGGGAGGACTGAATGCCCAGAGAATGTTTAACTACAAGAAACTTGATGCAGTTTCTTGGCACAGCTTGGGCCCCCACAACAGCACTACGAAAGAAGCAGGCCAGACATATAGCCAGTTCAATGGACAAAATGAGGTATAGGCAGGTGCTGGGAATACATTACAGCTTGGCCCAGGACCAccaggggtggagggtggggggagttGGTAGATGACTTCCTTGGTGGGGACTCTGGGAGCCTGGCTGGGCCAGTTCGTGCAGTGCTGGGCTTGGGCAATTTCCTTGAGCTTGAAAAACTTTCTTACCCTTTTGCTCAAACTAAAAGTCTTCTATCCAACCTTAAGGTCTGAAAACTTAAATTAAAACtgaactaaaaacaaataaaggcCACAGCAACTGAAAAATAGgctttttcaaaattgaaaagCAATCCCTACCCTCAGCCAGTTCTGcctccccttcctctcttccttggaAAGTCAGTGTTACAGTGGCACACAGATGGGCTTTGGAGCTCAGCAGACTACTCACAAGCTGtgcgaccttgggcaagtcacttaatctctcaaGTGTCAATTTGTctcataagaaaaatgaaaacagtaatgcCCAGCTCAGAGGGGAGAGAATCAAATATGCTAATGAATATAAAATGCCAGCATTTACTCCTGCATATTTTAAGTGCTCCATGAAAGCTCTTCTTCACCCTGTATTAACACTCATTTGCTGCCGCAGCAGACAGCTCCCCCTCCCCGATCCCCCGATGAATAAAAGCCCCTGGCCTCCTTGGGGACTTCCCTTTTGTATCAGCCCATCCTACTAAGGTGGGAGCCGCGCTAACCTAGGAGGGAGGCTTGAAGAGGAGATGAGATGAGGAGCATGTGGATGTGCACCTCTGTGTAGGGAGGGGTCCCTGTGGGTCCCTCTGCATGTATGTGCCCATGTATGTCTCCTTCTTCCCCCAGCTATGACCGCAACACCTTGGTGGCCATCGTGGTGGGCGTGGGGCGCCTCATCACCGGCATGGACCGAGGCCTCATGGGCATGTGTGTCAATGAGCGGCGTCGCCTCATTGTGCCTCCTCACCTGGGTTATGGCAGCATCGGCGTGGGTGAGAAGGGCTGGGGCACAGGCATGGGGAAGGAGGAGTCCGGGAGGCAGAATCAAGGACCCCAGGACCACACAACTGAAGCTCCGAGAGAGTGTCTTACCCGAGGCCACACTGCATATGCAGCAGGGTCTGACAGGAATTTCAGTCTCCTGTTcctgggtgggaggaaggggaaagaacAGGGCTCTGGGCGGGATCATAGCTTGATTAGAAAGAAGGGGAACCAGAGGTGGTGGAGCAGGAGGCCAAGCAGGCGGTTCGGACCTCcgctccacccccagccctgggggcTGCACTGGACCTGAGCTCCGGCTGCTGGCCCTCACAGCGGGGCTCATTCCCCCGGATGCGACCCTCTACTTTGATGTGGTCCTTCTGGATGTGTGGAACAAGGCAGACACCGTGCAGGTGAGCACCTTGCTGCACCCGCCCCACTGCCACCGCATGGTCCAGGACAGCGACTTTGTCCGCTACCACTACAATGGCACACTGCTGGATGGCACTGCCTTCGACACCAGGTAAGGGCTGCTGGGAGCCTTGGGGCAGtcctgcctctccctcctccagctGCATCACCTCCCTCTCATTCTCTGCAGCTACAGTAGTGGTGGCACTTATGACACCTATGTCGGCTCCGGCTGGCTGATCAAGGGCATGGACCAGGGGCTGCTGGGCATGTGtcctggagagagaaggaagatcaTCATACCTCCATTCCTGGCTTACGGCGAGAAGGGCTATGGTGAGGGCAGCCAGAGACTCAGGGGGATTCTCCAGAAGTGGGCTGCCACATATACTTGTTGAGGTTGTGCACTGCATAAGGGCATCCAGCCAAGGAGGCAAGTGCAGATGAAATTTAGCCCTTGGTGATGATCTCACTAGGAGGGGTACTTCATTCTGGTTTACACAAAGGTTCACTATGGGCTGGGTGGCCTTGGGGAACACCTCACAAGGGGAACAGGAAACGGAGCAGGAAAGGGGCTCTGGAGAGTGGGGTTAGTAGCTTTTTGCAGTGTGGTCACATAGGCCTTCCCCAGTAGAAAAAGAGCCCCAGTTTGCTCTCCACTTGTGTGGTTCAAGCCTATCCCTTCCCCAGGGACTGTGATCCCCCCGCAGGCCTCCCTGGTCTTCCACGTCCTATTGATTGACGTCCACAACCCAAAGGACACTGTCCAGCTGGAGACGCTGGAGCTACCTCCTGGCTGCGTCCGGAGAGCAGTGCCGGGGGACTTCATGCGTTACCATTACAACGGCTCACTGATGGATGGCACCCTCTTTGATTCCAGGTCGGGGTCCTGAGGAGGGGGAGTGGAGGctgtggggaaggcagaattaagCTGAGGCAGGAAGGAAAGTACCAGGTTCTGAGGCCACCCCAGgcagcagggtgggtggggggtttgctctgagcttcctggaaggGCAGGGCCCCTTTAACTCCTTTGGGGGCCCTCCCCACCTTGTATTGCAGTTACTTCCGCAACCACACCTACAATACCTATGTGGGGCAGGGTTACATCATCCCCGGGATGGACCAGGGACTACAGGGCGCATGCATGGGGGAGCACCGGAGGATCACCATCCCCCCCCACCTCGCCTACGGGGAGAATGGGACTGGTAGGCTGGTTCTCTGCTCCCACAAACACCACCTAGTTCTCCTGACCTGCTTCCTGACCTCCCCACCATGGGGCGATTCCAGCTACTGTTCTGCACGTCTCATCACAAACACCATTCCCCCCCCAATTCCTGCCACACGGACTCCATCCTTTTCTCCAGGGGCAGTGTGCCACTTTCCCTCTTCCATCCATACTGGAGAAGGGCAGCCAGCTCCTGAGTTTGGGAAGGCAGGGTGGTTATAGAGGGAACAGCATAGCCCTAGGAAGCAGAGACCTACCTGGCTTTGAGACCCAGCTTTGCTGGAAGCCTAtgtcctcacctataaaatgggactaATCACATCGACCAGCAGGGTGAGTGCCTGGGAGGTTGCAGGATGATGTGTGTAAAGGGCTTTCTAACTggcatgcccctcccctcccctgcacccTCACCCCAGCAAGAGTATATTAGGTTGACTGTGTGCACAAACATCCCattccatcccatcccatcctcaTCTGGAATTCCGGGTGGGGGAGGTCTAAGGGCCTCTGTGGAGACCTCAAGCAGCCTTTTTTAGACTCTGGGCTGACCCACTCCCCCATCTGGCTCCAGGAGACAAGATCCCTGGCTCTGCTGTGCTGATCTTTGACGTCTATGTCATCGATTTCCACAACCCTGCGGACCCAGTGGAAATCAAGACACTGTCCCGGCCCCTTGAGACCTGCAACGAGACTTCCAAGCTTGGGGACTTTGTTCGCTACCATTACAACTGCTCTCTACTGGATGGCACCAAGCTCTTCTCCTCgtgggtctggggcagggccAGGTCTGGGCAGGTGGGTGGGCTCAGGCCTGGGGGGCTCCTCTTAATAGCACGCCAACTCTTGCTCCCTCTGTAAGTTCCCATCTAAGCATGCACAGATGTGGAGAGCTTAAGGAGCTGAAATTCTTTACTCCGCAAGTGAAGGGAGGGTGAAGTTAGTACTAAGGGGAATAGCTATTACCATTTTATGGAGGGGAACACTCTGCTAGGGCACCAGGAAGAGTGACTTGGTAATGGGCCTGGTGGGAAAGCATGGATGCTGACCTGGCAATCTGCTCTCCCCACAGCCATGATTATGGGGCTCCCCAGGAGGTGACACTGGGTGCCAACAAGGTGATCGAAGGCCTGGACACAGGCCTACAGGGCATGTGTGTGGGAGAAAGGCGGCAGCTCGTGGTCCCTCCGCACCTGGCACACGGAGAGAGCGGAGGTGAGGGGCAGAGACTGGTCTGATCTGTGTTgtgtcctctctgcctctgcccacctTGGGCCTTGATGGCTGATGGGAAGAGTAAGGAAAGCTTCTAGATGGTTCTATAAACATCCCATGCCCCAGCAGGGGACACAGGCTTGTGAGCTGAGGGCACACTGGGCAGGCTTTGAAGCAGGGCCAATCCCTGGACTGACAAGAatgctttccttctctccttccctccagcccGGGGCGTCCCTGGCAGTGCTGTGCTGCTGTTTGAGGTGGAGCTGATGTCCCGGGAGGAGGGGTTGCCCACAGGCTACCTGTTTGTGTGGCACGAGGACCCTCCTGCCAACCTGTTTGAGGACCTGGACCTCAACAAGGATGGCGAGGTCCCCgcagaggaggtgggggcagTACACACACACTATCCTCTCTGTGCCATGTTCCTGCCCCTCTGCCAGTCACAGTGCTAAGCTCCCTTGTCCCTGCCTTCTCTCCTGGCACACGTGCAGCCCGTTCCCTCTGCTGCTGCCTacgccccctgccccagcccactcGGGACTCCAgcaccagctctgctctcctgtcctcGCTGGCTGGCCTCCACAGTGGCTCAGGCGAGACCCTCACTCCCTCCACCCTGTCCTTGGCTCTCCTTTCCCCCAGTTCTCTGCCTTCATCAAGGCTCAAGTCGGTGAGGGCAAAGGACGCCTCATGCCTGGGCAGGACCCGGAGAAAACCATAGCAGACATGTTCCAGAACCAGGACCGCAACCAGGATGGCAAGATCACTGTTGAGGAGCTCAAGCTGAAGTCAGATGAAGACCAGGAGCGGGTCCATGAGGAGCTCTGACgggcaggggcctgggcctgGACCCAAATGCGAAGGCCCACTACTGGGGGCACAGTGGGCAGTGGGGCTGACCTTCCAACAGGCACCCACTGCCCCTTTGCTGGGATGATGTCTGGGAGCATCTAAGAAGTGGTGAGGAGACACCAGTCTTCCCACTAGCCTGAGTAAAATCCCCAGCACGGACCTCTATTTGGTTTTTCTCTTCCAACCTCAAATCCCTTCTTTAAGGTTTAGGAGTTACAAAGCCAGTCTGGGGACTGGGGGAGTCTGGGGTTGGATGGGGCCATTGCTAGCCCCTCACCCACACTTCCTCCTCCATGTCACCAGACACCAAGTGAGGCTGAGTGCTTTTATTTCCCCAAACACCCCTTTATCTGTACTTCTCACAGTCCCCAACCTCCCCACCActccacctccagcccccatTCCTCTGTTGTGGCAGTTCCCAGGAACATGAGCCAGGGCTGGTTGGACCCCCACAGCTGCCTTCCCTCAGCTCTGGCTGGCTCctagggaaagggggcagctCCAGTGTGGCTACCTGTCCCCCCCTCACTAAATCCAGTGGCAGCTGAGGTAACCCCGGGGTGCTGCAGGTCAGGGCTGGGTTCTGTGTCACCTTTCTCCTCAAAAGGCTGCTTTCTCTAAGGGactgagaaaaaggaagaatatgaAGGGAGGTGCAGTGAGAAAACCTACTTAGATGTGTCTTAGGGCTACAAAATTCTTGATTCAGAGCTGAGATAGATTTGGAAGAGGGTCTCTGCGGTGAGAGGGGTGGGCAGAGCTCTGCACACCCTAAAAGCTAGACTGGTGTCAGATCCCTTTCTCCTTTGTGCCAAATAAAAGCCTAAACTAGAAGCCTCGGAGTGCAGTCTTTTGGTGGGGGGAGACCCTTAGCCCCAAAGATGGGGGAGCAGGGGGAACAATGCAGGCTGCCTCCATGTCCCTAGTTcttggcctcctgcctccctgaggCCTAAACCAGGGTCCTCACCATGGAAAGGGACCCTGGTCTgctggagggagggtggggagtgggtgtCCAGAGGAGAGGGCCTgcaggggaggcatggggagatGATCCTGTCTCCTAATTGTCCCAGTTGAAAGGAAGACAAGGTCCCTGACCTCAAATGCAATATACAAAGCTGAGGGGTTAAACTGCACAGGTCAGATTCCGCTCCTTTATTCATACAGTTATTTCCAATTCTGTGGTATTCCCATCTTTACCTGTTCCTGGCTTC of Manis javanica isolate MJ-LG chromosome 4, MJ_LKY, whole genome shotgun sequence contains these proteins:
- the P3H4 gene encoding endoplasmic reticulum protein SC65; translated protein: MGRAAWGLLWLLLGSAAAQYEKYSFRGFPPEDLMPLAAAYGHALEQYEGESWRESARYLEAALRLHRLLRDSEAFCHANCSIPAPPAASFRGPSPGPDGGRGDEWARELQLFGHVLERAACLRRCKRTLPAFQVPYPPRQLLRDFQSRLPYQYLHYALFKANRLEKAVAAAYTFLQRNPKHELTAKYLSYYRGLLDAAEEPLTDLEAQPYEAVFLRAVKFYNSGDFRSSSEDMERALAEYLAVFARCLAGCEGAQEQVDFKDFYPAIADLFAESLQCKVDCEANLTPNVGGFFVEKFVATMYHYLQFAYYKLNDVRQAAHSAASYMLFDPEDSVMQQNLVYYRFHRARWGLEEEDFQPREEAVLYHNQTTELRELLEFAHMYLQPDDEMEVEEAKAPMEPEDPPSDAEFEGEGDYEEGIYADWWQELDAKGDEAEAEPEPELA
- the FKBP10 gene encoding peptidyl-prolyl cis-trans isomerase FKBP10 translates to MFGAGFPRHTLPRRPPLQLMVLVLVQTVGRGLGRASPAGGPLEDVVIERYHIPRACPREVQMGDFVRYHYNGTFEDGKKFDSSYDRNTLVAIVVGVGRLITGMDRGLMGMCVNERRRLIVPPHLGYGSIGVAGLIPPDATLYFDVVLLDVWNKADTVQVSTLLHPPHCHRMVQDSDFVRYHYNGTLLDGTAFDTSYSSGGTYDTYVGSGWLIKGMDQGLLGMCPGERRKIIIPPFLAYGEKGYGTVIPPQASLVFHVLLIDVHNPKDTVQLETLELPPGCVRRAVPGDFMRYHYNGSLMDGTLFDSSYFRNHTYNTYVGQGYIIPGMDQGLQGACMGEHRRITIPPHLAYGENGTGDKIPGSAVLIFDVYVIDFHNPADPVEIKTLSRPLETCNETSKLGDFVRYHYNCSLLDGTKLFSSHDYGAPQEVTLGANKVIEGLDTGLQGMCVGERRQLVVPPHLAHGESGARGVPGSAVLLFEVELMSREEGLPTGYLFVWHEDPPANLFEDLDLNKDGEVPAEEFSAFIKAQVGEGKGRLMPGQDPEKTIADMFQNQDRNQDGKITVEELKLKSDEDQERVHEEL